Proteins encoded in a region of the Carassius gibelio isolate Cgi1373 ecotype wild population from Czech Republic chromosome B5, carGib1.2-hapl.c, whole genome shotgun sequence genome:
- the nlgn3b gene encoding neuroligin-3b: MWHARSATYLPLSHLLCRPLNFALCWLLVWLMWSVSMATALTYQPTVNTALGRLRGMRVAVATEGLGPVDQYLGVPYAAPPVGEKRFMPPDAPSAWSGVRNATRFPPVCPQTVRNAVPDIMMPVWATYNLDTVATYLQEQSEDCLYLNIYVPTQSGTKRTGDMSADTERSEDDGLRDSRDDPRPVMLFIHGGSYMEGTGNIMDGSVLASYGNVIVITLNYRVGILGFLSTGDQAAKGNYGLLDQIQALRWINKNIGYFGGDPGRVTVFGSGIGASCVSLLTLSHHSEGLFHRAIIQSGSALSSWSVNYQPVKYTRLLAERVGCNVLDTQDLVLCMQKRSYRELVEQEIQPARFHVAFGPVIDGDLIPDDPEVLMEQGEFLNYDIMLGVNQGEGFRFVEGVVEPEEGGVSGSDFDFTVSDFVDGLYGYPEGKDTLRETIKFMYTDWADRDNPETRRKTLVAMFTDHQWVEPAVVTADLHARYGSPTFFYAFYHHCQSPMKPPWADSAHGDELPYVFGIPLIGPTELFPCNFSRNDIMLSAVVMTYWTNFAKTGDPNKPVPQDTKFIHTKANRFEEVTWAKYSPHDQLYLHIGLKPRVRDHYRATKVAFWKHLVPHLYNLHDMFHYTSTTTRVPPLLTTHSSHSATPRPGGNKARTPGKQTPQSTARSGPLVIANPRDYSTELSVTIAVGASLLFLNVLAFAALYYRKDKRSRQDTPPQPAQRQTPPNDLSYTPTSISGGNQEEESLCNPLRLTPASSPRDYALTLRRSPDDIPLMTPSSVAMTPNSGTMTPNTVTLTPNSVTMTPNTITMSPNSLMGYPSMHPYNTFTHGYNSTTLPHPHSTTRV; encoded by the exons ATGTGGCACGCACGGTCAGCAACTTATCTGCCGCTTTCCCACCTGCTCTGCCGACCTCTGAACTTTGCACTGTGTTGGCTTCTTGTTTGGTTGATGTGGTCAGTCTCCATGGCGACAGCACTGACCTACCAGCCCACAGTAAACACAGCACTTGGCAGACTAAGGGGGATGCGGGTGGCTGTGGCTACGGAGGGTCTGGGACCTGTGGATCAGTACCTGGGTGTACCTTACGCTGCCCCACCTGTAGGAGAGAAGCGATTTATGCCACCCGACGCTCCGTCGGCCTGGTCCGGCGTACGGAACGCCACCCGCTTCCCTCCTGTCTGCCCACAGACCGTTCGCAATGCAGTGCCCGACATCATGATGCCTGTCTGGGCCACTTACAACCTTGACACAGTCGCTACGTACCTGCAGGAGCAGAGTGAGGACTGCCTGTACCTTAATATATATGTACCCACACAAAGCG GTACAAAGAGAACGGGTGACATGTCAGCTGACACAGAGCGCTCAGAGGATGATG GGCTAAGGGATTCTCGAGATGACCCACGTCCTGTGATGCTGTTTATTCATGGTGGCTCGTACATGGAGGGCACGGGGAACATTATGGATGGTAGTGTGCTGGCTAGCTACGGCAATGTCATCGTCATAACCCTCAACTACAGGGTGGGGATATTAG GGTTTTTAAGCACAGGTGACCAGGCCGCTAAAGGGAATTATGGTCTCTTGGATCAGATTCAAGCTCTCCGCTGGATCAACAAGAATATTGGCTATTTCGGCGGTGATCCGGGCCGCGTGACCGTGTTTGGCTCAGGAATCGGAGCATCCTGCGTcagtttgctcactctttcacaCCATTCTGAAG GTTTGTTTCACAGAGCAATCATTCAGAGTGGCTCAGCACTGTCCAGTTGGTCAGTGAACTATCAGCCTGTGAAATACACACGTCTCCTTGCAGAGCGTGTTGGCTGTAATGTCCTTGACACACAA GATCTGGTCCTCTGCATGCAGAAGCGTAGCTACAGGGAGCTGGTGGAGCAGGAAATTCAGCCTGCCCGCTTCCATGTGGCCTTTGGCCCTGTCATCGATGGTGACCTCATCCCAGATGACCCTGAAGTGCTCATGGAGCAGGGCGAGTTCCTTAACTATGACATCATGTTGGGCGTTAACCAGGGGGAGGGATTCCGCTTTGTAGAGGGCGTGGTGGAACCAGAAGAGGGCGGAGTTTCTGGCTCGGATTTTGACTTCACGGTATCTGATTTTGTTGACGGTCTCTACGGTTATCCAGAAGGGAAGGACACTCTCAGAGAAACAATAAAGTTCATGTATACAGACTGGGCTGATCGAGACAATCCCGAAACTCGTCGTAAAACCCTCGTGGCCATGTTTACGGATCACCAGTGGGTGGAGCCAGCTGTGGTGACGGCTGACCTGCATGCACGTTACGGTTCTCCGACCTTCTTCTATGCATTCTACCATCACTGCCAGAGCCCCATGAAGCCTCCATGGGCGGACTCCGCACACGGCGATGAGCTGCCCTATGTGTTTGGCATTCCACTTATTGGTCCGACAGAACTCTTCCCCTGCAACTTCTCCCGCAATGATATCATGCTGAGTGCCGTCGTCATGACCTACTGGACCAACTTTGCAAAGACCGG gGATCCGAACAAGCCAGTTCCTCAGGACACTAAGTTCATCCACACCAAAGCAAACCGTTTTGAAGAAGTGACATGGGCCAAGTACAGTCCTCATGATCAGCTATACCTGCATATTGGGCTGAAGCCTCGTGTCCGGGATCATTATCGAGCTACTAAAGTGGCCTTCTGGAAGCATCTGGTACCTCACCTGTACAACCTGCATGACATGTTCCACTACACATCCACCACCACACGGGTCCCACCTCTTCTGACCACACACAGTTCCCACAGTGCCACACCTCGCCCAGGGGGCAACAAGGCTCGTACCCCTGGTAAACAGACCCCCCAGTCCACAGCACGCAGTGGGCCGCTGGTCATCGCAAACCCACGCGATTACTCCACAGAGCTGAGCGTCACGATTGCTGTCGGAGCTTCACTTCTCTTTCTCAACGTCCTGGCCTTCGCTGCGCTCTACTATCGCAAGGACAAACGGAGCCGTCAGGACACGCCCCCTCAGCCCGCACAGCGCCAGACCCCGCCCAATGACCTCAGCTACACGCCCACCTCCATCTCAGGGGGTAACCAGGAGGAAGAGTCCCTGTGCAACCCTCTCCGCCTGACCCCTGCATCATCTCCGCGGGATTATGCCCTCACGCTCCGCCGCTCGCCAGATGACATCCCACTCATGACCCCCAGTTCTGTCGCAATGACGCCGAACAGCGGCACTATGACACCCAACACGGTCACCTTGACGCCCAATAGTGTTACAATGACGCCAAACACCATTACCATGTCACCCAATTCTTTGATGGGGTATCCCAGCATGCACCCTTACAACACTTTTACGCATGGATACAACTCCACCACCCTGCCCCACCCACACTCCACAACACGTGTATAA
- the plp1b gene encoding proteolipid protein 1b isoform X1, with amino-acid sequence MAASGFDWLRQLQQRLGVDEKTRRQQEVTSGCYDCCIRCLGAVPYTSLLATLLCYTGVALFCGGGHEALTHTHTFIELYFARDVQDFIVMADFIKYFQYVIYGLASFFFLYGLLLLAEGFYTTSAVKQTFGEFRSTKFGRCLSLTFIILTCVLAVIWLVVFGFTAIPVLFFINMKSSCHKVNILSETTMFNQQARVCMDARMYGFLPWNALPGIVCGNTLANICKTPEFYVTYDLYICAFAGAGITLLALLIYVVATTYNYAVLRFLGRKGIRF; translated from the exons atgg CTGCCTCCGGTTTTGATTGGCTAAGACAGTTGCAACAACGCCTGGGTGTGGATGAGAAGACCAGGAGACAACAGGAGGTCACATCAG GTTGCTATGACTGCTGCATCCGCTGCCTGGGCGCCGTGCCCTACACCAGCCTGCTGGCCACCCTGCTCTGCTACACCGGTGTGGCGCTCTTCTGCGGGGGAGGCCATGAggcgctcactcacacacacacattcatagagCTCTACTTCGCAAGGGACGTCCAGGATTTCATTGTGATGGCAGACTT TATAAAATATTTCCAGTATGTGATCTACGGTCTGGCCTCCTTCTTTTTCCTCTATGGACTGTTGCTTTTGGCTGAAGGTTTTTACACCACCAGTGCAGTAAAGCAGACGTTTGGAGAATTCAGGAGCACCAAGTTTGGCCGCTGCCTCAGcctgact TTCATAATCCTGACGTGCGTGCTCGCTGTGATCTGGCTGGTTGTCTTTGGCTTCACAGCCATTCCTGTGCTCTTCTTCATTAATATGAAAAGCTCATGTCACAAAGTCAACATTCTGTCGGAAACCACCATGTTCAACCAGCAAGCAAGGGTCTGCATGGATGCACGGATGTATG GGTTTCTTCCCTGGAATGCTCTGCCGGGGATTGTTTGTGGAAACACACTGGCAAACATCTGCAAAACACCAGAG TTCTATGTGACCTATGACCTTTACATCTGTGCATTCGCTGGAGCCGGAATCACCCTTCTTGCCCTG TTAATTTACGTGGTTGCCACCACCTACAACTACGCTGTTCTGAGGTTTCTGGGAAGGAAGGGAATCCGTTTTTAG
- the plp1b gene encoding proteolipid protein 1b isoform X3, with the protein MGCYDCCIRCLGAVPYTSLLATLLCYTGVALFCGGGHEALTHTHTFIELYFARDVQDFIVMADFIKYFQYVIYGLASFFFLYGLLLLAEGFYTTSAVKQTFGEFRSTKFGRCLSLTFIILTCVLAVIWLVVFGFTAIPVLFFINMKSSCHKVNILSETTMFNQQARVCMDARMYGFLPWNALPGIVCGNTLANICKTPEFYVTYDLYICAFAGAGITLLALLIYVVATTYNYAVLRFLGRKGIRF; encoded by the exons atgg GTTGCTATGACTGCTGCATCCGCTGCCTGGGCGCCGTGCCCTACACCAGCCTGCTGGCCACCCTGCTCTGCTACACCGGTGTGGCGCTCTTCTGCGGGGGAGGCCATGAggcgctcactcacacacacacattcatagagCTCTACTTCGCAAGGGACGTCCAGGATTTCATTGTGATGGCAGACTT TATAAAATATTTCCAGTATGTGATCTACGGTCTGGCCTCCTTCTTTTTCCTCTATGGACTGTTGCTTTTGGCTGAAGGTTTTTACACCACCAGTGCAGTAAAGCAGACGTTTGGAGAATTCAGGAGCACCAAGTTTGGCCGCTGCCTCAGcctgact TTCATAATCCTGACGTGCGTGCTCGCTGTGATCTGGCTGGTTGTCTTTGGCTTCACAGCCATTCCTGTGCTCTTCTTCATTAATATGAAAAGCTCATGTCACAAAGTCAACATTCTGTCGGAAACCACCATGTTCAACCAGCAAGCAAGGGTCTGCATGGATGCACGGATGTATG GGTTTCTTCCCTGGAATGCTCTGCCGGGGATTGTTTGTGGAAACACACTGGCAAACATCTGCAAAACACCAGAG TTCTATGTGACCTATGACCTTTACATCTGTGCATTCGCTGGAGCCGGAATCACCCTTCTTGCCCTG TTAATTTACGTGGTTGCCACCACCTACAACTACGCTGTTCTGAGGTTTCTGGGAAGGAAGGGAATCCGTTTTTAG
- the plp1b gene encoding proteolipid protein 1b isoform X2, with the protein MFPVKQPWLCKALGCYDCCIRCLGAVPYTSLLATLLCYTGVALFCGGGHEALTHTHTFIELYFARDVQDFIVMADFIKYFQYVIYGLASFFFLYGLLLLAEGFYTTSAVKQTFGEFRSTKFGRCLSLTFIILTCVLAVIWLVVFGFTAIPVLFFINMKSSCHKVNILSETTMFNQQARVCMDARMYGFLPWNALPGIVCGNTLANICKTPEFYVTYDLYICAFAGAGITLLALLIYVVATTYNYAVLRFLGRKGIRF; encoded by the exons ATGTTTCCAGTGAAACAGCCGTGGTTGTGTAAAGCACTAG GTTGCTATGACTGCTGCATCCGCTGCCTGGGCGCCGTGCCCTACACCAGCCTGCTGGCCACCCTGCTCTGCTACACCGGTGTGGCGCTCTTCTGCGGGGGAGGCCATGAggcgctcactcacacacacacattcatagagCTCTACTTCGCAAGGGACGTCCAGGATTTCATTGTGATGGCAGACTT TATAAAATATTTCCAGTATGTGATCTACGGTCTGGCCTCCTTCTTTTTCCTCTATGGACTGTTGCTTTTGGCTGAAGGTTTTTACACCACCAGTGCAGTAAAGCAGACGTTTGGAGAATTCAGGAGCACCAAGTTTGGCCGCTGCCTCAGcctgact TTCATAATCCTGACGTGCGTGCTCGCTGTGATCTGGCTGGTTGTCTTTGGCTTCACAGCCATTCCTGTGCTCTTCTTCATTAATATGAAAAGCTCATGTCACAAAGTCAACATTCTGTCGGAAACCACCATGTTCAACCAGCAAGCAAGGGTCTGCATGGATGCACGGATGTATG GGTTTCTTCCCTGGAATGCTCTGCCGGGGATTGTTTGTGGAAACACACTGGCAAACATCTGCAAAACACCAGAG TTCTATGTGACCTATGACCTTTACATCTGTGCATTCGCTGGAGCCGGAATCACCCTTCTTGCCCTG TTAATTTACGTGGTTGCCACCACCTACAACTACGCTGTTCTGAGGTTTCTGGGAAGGAAGGGAATCCGTTTTTAG